In Papaver somniferum cultivar HN1 chromosome 1, ASM357369v1, whole genome shotgun sequence, a genomic segment contains:
- the LOC113305726 gene encoding uncharacterized protein LOC113305726 — protein MAKNRNKKKKDGASAMDTSGSTQNQEDISQATDTTETIASKAPGVLNRKIKKGVTIRRSKNLRKMKAVEKAISRGEKEEERIVKNENKTSRTQSAKTLYE, from the exons ATggcgaagaacagaaacaagaagaagaaagatggtGCTTCAGCCATGGATACCTCTGGCTCTACACAGAACCAAGAAGATATTTCTCAAG CGACGGACACAACCGAAACAATAGCTTCAAAGGCTCCTGGTGTTCTCAACAG GAAGATAAAGAAGGGTGTTACGATAAGGAGATCAAAGAACCTTCGTAAGATGAAAGCCGTCGAGAAGGCTATTTCAAGAGGCGAAAAGGAGGAAGAGAGAATCGTGAAGAACGAAAACAAAACATCGAGAACACAATCCGCTAAAACATTGTATGAGTAG